In the genome of Streptacidiphilus rugosus AM-16, one region contains:
- a CDS encoding Cof-type HAD-IIB family hydrolase, with amino-acid sequence MLPSLIATDLDGTLLRSDGTVSARTEEALRRAEEAGVCIVFVTGRPPRWMDAVSTAIGPHGVAICSNGGALYDVRRKELLETHPMRADDALATVGALRKALPEVSFAFEYPAGFSHEPAYPRTLWDMDAADQVAPAEEILAGPAGHQIFKLLAKHPDIDPDEFLRRGRELVGDFGEVTRSAAVPMLEISAPGVTKAAALAAWCGERGIIAERVLAFGDMPNDLPMLAWAGTAYAVANAHPEVLAATPRHTTDHDTDGVARVIESLL; translated from the coding sequence GTGCTCCCCTCCCTCATCGCCACCGATCTCGACGGCACCCTGCTGCGCAGCGACGGCACGGTCTCGGCCCGTACCGAGGAGGCGCTGCGCCGCGCCGAGGAGGCGGGTGTCTGCATCGTCTTCGTCACCGGCCGCCCACCGCGCTGGATGGACGCGGTCAGCACAGCGATCGGCCCGCACGGGGTCGCCATCTGCTCGAACGGCGGCGCGCTGTACGACGTGCGCCGCAAGGAGCTGCTGGAGACCCACCCGATGCGCGCGGACGACGCGCTCGCGACGGTCGGGGCGCTGCGGAAGGCCCTGCCGGAGGTGAGCTTCGCCTTCGAGTACCCGGCCGGCTTCTCCCACGAGCCCGCCTACCCGCGGACCCTGTGGGACATGGACGCGGCGGACCAGGTCGCCCCGGCGGAGGAGATCCTGGCCGGCCCGGCCGGCCACCAGATCTTCAAGCTGCTGGCCAAGCATCCGGACATCGATCCCGACGAGTTCCTGCGCCGCGGCCGCGAGCTCGTCGGCGACTTCGGCGAGGTGACGCGCTCGGCGGCGGTCCCGATGCTGGAGATCAGCGCGCCGGGCGTCACCAAGGCCGCGGCGCTGGCCGCGTGGTGCGGCGAGCGGGGCATCATCGCGGAGCGGGTGCTGGCCTTCGGCGACATGCCGAACGACCTCCCGATGCTGGCCTGGGCGGGCACGGCCTACGCCGTCGCCAACGCCCACCCCGAAGTCCTCGCGGCGACGCCCCGGCACACCACCGACCACGACACCGACGGCGTCGCCAGGGTCATCGAGTCGCTGCTCTGA